A window of Suncus etruscus isolate mSunEtr1 chromosome 4, mSunEtr1.pri.cur, whole genome shotgun sequence contains these coding sequences:
- the CTSB gene encoding cathepsin B has translation MWRLLAVLSCAVLGVQATLSFQPLSDELVNYVNKQNTTWQAGHNFRNVHISYVKKLCGTFLGGPKLPLKLQLSGPISLPENFDAREQWPNCPTIKQIRDQGSCGSCWAFGATEAMSDRSCIHSQGKVNIEVSAEDLLTCCGLQCGEGCNGGFPSGAWNFWTKEGLVSGGVYDSHIGCRPYSIPPCEHHVNGSRPPCTGEGGGTPKCSKKCENGYGTTYKADKHFGCSSYSVSSNEEEIKAEIYKNGPVEAAFSVYADFLMYKSGVYQHVTGEMMGGHAVRILGWGVENDVPYWLVGNSWNTDWGDNGFFKILRGQDHCGIESEIVAGLPCTNQHQPEL, from the exons ATGTGGCGGCTGCTGGCCGTGCTGAGCTGTGCAGTACTGGGGGTGCAGGCCACCCTGAGCTTCCAGCCACTATCAGACGAGCTGGTCAACTACGTGAACAAGCAGAATACCACATGGCAG GCTGGACACAACTTCCGCAACGTGCACATAAGTTACGTGAAGAAGCTGTGCGGTACCTTCCTGGGAGGGCCCAAGTTGCCCCTGAA GCTGCAGCTCTCTGGGCCCATCTCACTGCCTGAGAACTTCGACGCCCGCGAGCAGTGGCCCAACTGCCCGACCATCAAGCAGATCCGTGACCAGGGCTCATGCGGCTCGTGCTGG GCGTTTGGGGCCACAGAGGCCATGTCGGACCGCTCCTGCATCCACAGCCAGGGCAAGGTGAACATTGAGGTGTCAGCCGAGGACCTGCTCACCTGCTGCGGCCTCCAGTGCGGAGAGGG CTGTAACGGGGGATTCCCGTCTGGAGCGTGGAACTTCTGGACAAAAGAAGGGCTGGTGTCTGGGGGTGTGTACGACTCCCACATAG GCTGCAGGCCCTACTCCATCCCACCCTGTGAGCATCATGTGAATGGCTCCCGGCCCCCCTGCACCGGAGAGGGAGGGGGAACCCCCAAGTGCAGCAAGAAGTGTGAGAACGGTTATGGCACTACCTACAAGGCAGACAAGCACTTTG GCTGCAGCTCCTACAGTGTGTCCAGCAACGAGGAAGAGATCAAGGCCGAGATCTATAAGAATGGCCCTGTGGAAGCTGCCTTCTCGGTCTACGCTGACTTCCTCATGTACAAGTCAG GAGTGTATCAGCACGTCACCGGGGAGATGATGGGAGGCCACGCCGTGCGTATCCTGGGCTGGGGTGTGGAGAACGATGTGCCCTACTGGCTGGTGGGCAACTCCTGGAACACTGACTGGGGCGACAATG GCTTCTTCAAAATCCTGCGTGGCCAGGACCACTGCGGCATCGAATCTGAGATCGTGGCTGGCCTGCCCTGCACCAACCAGCACCAACCAGAGCTCTGA